A region of bacterium DNA encodes the following proteins:
- a CDS encoding type II secretion system protein M, giving the protein MKERLQALWGNARTWYAGHSPRDQRIILGVIAATVLSLIYVMVVVPVRDFRQNVADEIAEGQQQLQRSARLIAALDSLRAEREALKKRLTQARTRLLPGTSGTLGAAALQERANAIASEKGVTVQSTQVMREETIDPYRKVSVRLTLSGELKPFAELLSGLEFGQQLVIPFVEVTRRGAIAGAKGPRTLSATVEVNGFVLAEAPKADDGEGGAAAEGAAPVPEDGAVGGPEATPPPAAEAEPS; this is encoded by the coding sequence GTGAAGGAGCGCCTCCAGGCCCTCTGGGGCAACGCCCGCACCTGGTACGCGGGACACTCGCCGCGCGACCAGCGCATCATCCTCGGTGTGATCGCCGCGACGGTGCTGTCGCTGATCTACGTCATGGTCGTCGTTCCGGTGCGGGACTTCCGGCAGAACGTCGCCGACGAGATCGCCGAGGGGCAGCAGCAGCTCCAGCGCTCCGCGCGGCTCATCGCGGCGCTCGACTCGCTGCGCGCCGAGCGCGAGGCCCTGAAGAAGCGCCTCACCCAGGCCCGCACGCGGCTTCTGCCCGGCACGAGCGGCACGCTCGGCGCGGCGGCGCTGCAGGAGCGCGCCAACGCCATCGCCTCGGAGAAGGGCGTCACCGTGCAGAGCACCCAGGTGATGCGTGAGGAGACGATCGATCCCTACCGCAAGGTCTCCGTGCGGCTCACGCTTTCGGGCGAGCTGAAGCCGTTCGCCGAGCTGCTCTCGGGCCTCGAGTTCGGCCAGCAGCTCGTCATCCCGTTCGTCGAGGTGACGCGTCGGGGCGCCATCGCCGGCGCGAAGGGCCCGCGGACCCTGTCGGCGACCGTCGAGGTCAACGGCTTCGTCCTCGCCGAGGCGCCGAAGGCCGACGACGGCGAGGGCGGTGCCGCCGCCGAGGGCGCGGCGCCGGTGCCGGAGGACGGGGCGGTAGGCGGACCGGAGGCGACGCCTCCGCCGGCCGCCGAGGCGGAGCC
- a CDS encoding PilN domain-containing protein produces the protein MTLGELSQRLRRADFVDGLGIYVGPHELALVHVTKRLFQVSLRSSAVQPLPGVDKPDERRQALVQAVLAYTREQKVDPRRTYVCVPRAEAAFNRVLLPAAARENLAQVIEYELENLIPLPRDEVYYDYSSRDHGDERLEVLLMCIPKQVVQGYLDALEEAQVRPRGIVLASTAIADFLAFCRGETDASIGILVTAPGATEVALMKHGRLVASQLVPEGRAGETSALARSLSRQLAEEQLDPEEVPLYAWALANGAGPAAVLPGEADLLPMARGRLEAPEPFFELREPAVLPALGAALDAVREGTVPVNLLPAEGRKGYDEGLSLVTVVLVALTAVLLVVWGASALVKDVSLRRQVQAQLEAAEPQVREVKSLQNEIERIQKEVDTLNAGQDTHVTQLLRELTDLIPPDAYLTMFNYRAGRITIDGQARSASDLITALEKSRRFRNVTFSSPTTKAGDKERFSIVAEVARGGGERGKSKGAVAEEES, from the coding sequence GTGACCCTCGGCGAGCTGTCGCAGCGCCTGCGGCGCGCAGACTTCGTCGACGGGCTCGGCATCTACGTCGGGCCCCACGAGCTCGCGCTCGTCCACGTCACCAAGCGCCTCTTCCAGGTGTCGCTGCGCAGCAGCGCCGTGCAGCCGCTGCCGGGCGTCGACAAGCCGGACGAGCGGCGTCAGGCGCTCGTCCAGGCGGTGCTCGCCTATACGCGCGAGCAGAAGGTGGACCCCCGGCGGACGTACGTCTGCGTGCCGCGCGCCGAGGCGGCCTTCAACCGCGTCCTCTTGCCCGCGGCGGCGCGCGAGAACCTGGCCCAGGTGATCGAGTACGAGCTGGAGAACCTGATCCCGCTGCCCCGCGACGAGGTCTACTACGACTACTCGTCGCGCGATCACGGTGACGAGCGGCTCGAGGTGCTGCTCATGTGCATCCCGAAGCAGGTGGTGCAGGGCTACCTCGACGCACTCGAAGAGGCGCAGGTGCGACCGCGCGGGATCGTGCTGGCGTCCACGGCCATCGCCGACTTCCTCGCCTTCTGTCGCGGCGAGACCGACGCCTCGATCGGCATCCTGGTGACGGCGCCGGGCGCCACCGAGGTCGCGCTGATGAAGCACGGGCGTCTCGTCGCCAGCCAGCTCGTGCCGGAGGGCCGCGCCGGCGAGACGTCCGCCCTCGCGCGCTCGCTGTCCCGGCAGCTGGCCGAGGAGCAGCTCGACCCCGAGGAGGTGCCGCTCTACGCCTGGGCCCTCGCAAACGGTGCGGGGCCGGCGGCGGTGCTGCCCGGCGAGGCCGATCTGCTGCCGATGGCGCGCGGCCGCCTCGAGGCGCCCGAGCCGTTCTTCGAGCTGCGCGAGCCCGCGGTGCTGCCGGCGCTCGGCGCCGCGCTCGACGCCGTGCGCGAGGGCACCGTGCCCGTGAACCTGCTGCCCGCCGAGGGGCGCAAGGGGTACGACGAGGGGCTCTCGCTCGTGACCGTGGTGCTGGTCGCGCTCACCGCGGTCCTGCTCGTGGTCTGGGGCGCCAGCGCGCTCGTGAAGGACGTCTCGCTGCGCCGGCAGGTGCAGGCGCAGCTCGAGGCGGCCGAGCCGCAGGTGCGGGAGGTGAAGTCGCTCCAGAACGAGATCGAGCGCATCCAGAAGGAGGTCGACACGCTGAATGCGGGGCAGGACACGCACGTCACTCAGCTGCTGCGGGAGCTCACGGATCTGATTCCGCCGGACGCCTATCTCACCATGTTCAACTACCGCGCCGGCCGCATCACCATCGACGGCCAGGCGCGCAGCGCCTCCGATCTCATCACCGCCCTCGAGAAGTCGAGGCGCTTCCGCAACGTCACGTTCAGCTCGCCGACGACGAAGGCGGGCGACAAGGAGCGCTTCTCGATCGTGGCCGAGGTCGCGCGGGGCGGCGGCGAGCGGGGCAAGAGCAAGGGCGCCGTCGCGGAGGAGGAGTCGTGA
- a CDS encoding general secretion pathway protein GspK — MTRPRDRQRGVALLLVLWVFMILGVLALDFSRYMRDDAMASLNLSEETRGYYLAIAGMQQAIYYHMLNARQPADIDDDEDGTTALPARVTPADGEWHQGTIFGGRFEVKLSDEEGRISINKAPDWMLRKVIMNLALGGDLTRGVGRREQASIDVVVDSILDWRDTDSEQRGQGAERGWYLANMGYEPKDGWLESMDELLMVRGVTPELFYGVDGSPGLRDVFSASDVFGGESHDEGQRLHAKSLTAPVLQALLGLDPAAAQELVAQRADDFTGFAERLKVLALAVDPNLADMIDTSDARRVFLEARADISQPRNQARIAALVQLPTPEEAEDLKYHRWFDRAPWQGALPSAEFGDPGVQ, encoded by the coding sequence GTGACGCGCCCCCGCGACCGTCAGCGCGGCGTCGCGCTGCTCCTCGTGCTGTGGGTCTTCATGATCCTCGGCGTGCTGGCGCTCGACTTCTCCCGCTACATGCGCGACGACGCCATGGCATCGCTCAACCTGTCCGAGGAGACGCGCGGCTACTACCTCGCGATCGCGGGGATGCAGCAGGCCATCTACTACCACATGCTGAACGCCCGACAGCCCGCCGACATCGACGACGACGAGGACGGCACCACCGCGCTGCCCGCACGGGTGACGCCGGCGGACGGCGAGTGGCACCAGGGGACCATCTTCGGCGGCCGCTTCGAGGTGAAGCTGAGCGACGAGGAGGGACGCATCTCGATCAACAAGGCGCCCGACTGGATGCTGCGGAAGGTGATCATGAACCTCGCCCTCGGCGGCGACCTCACGCGCGGCGTCGGCCGTCGCGAGCAGGCGTCGATCGACGTCGTCGTCGACTCGATCCTCGACTGGCGCGACACCGACTCGGAGCAGCGCGGCCAGGGCGCCGAGCGCGGCTGGTACCTGGCCAACATGGGCTACGAGCCGAAGGACGGCTGGCTCGAGTCGATGGACGAGCTGCTGATGGTTCGCGGCGTCACGCCGGAGCTGTTCTACGGCGTCGACGGCTCGCCGGGGCTGCGCGACGTCTTCTCGGCGTCGGACGTCTTCGGCGGCGAGAGCCATGACGAGGGGCAGCGCCTGCACGCGAAGTCCCTCACCGCGCCGGTGCTCCAGGCGCTCCTCGGGCTGGATCCCGCCGCCGCCCAGGAGCTCGTCGCGCAGCGCGCCGACGACTTCACCGGCTTCGCGGAGCGCCTGAAGGTGCTGGCGCTCGCCGTCGACCCGAACCTCGCCGATATGATCGACACCAGCGACGCCCGCCGCGTGTTCCTCGAGGCCCGCGCCGACATCAGCCAGCCGCGCAATCAGGCTCGCATCGCCGCCCTCGTCCAGCTGCCGACGCCGGAGGAGGCCGAGGACCTCAAGTACCATCGCTGGTTCGACCGCGCGCCCTGGCAGGGGGCGCTGCCGTCCGCCGAGTTCGGCGATCCGGGGGTGCAGTGA
- a CDS encoding prepilin-type N-terminal cleavage/methylation domain-containing protein, which yields MTARGRRGFTLLEVAIALAVLGVGLVSVMQIFSGALRVQDRASRQTRVVLAARAAMDSLLRRPGAALPRSGSCEHVGPTAEGFQLELCVAEAGADEGFTSDDLESDVNFKPMVLRVSVAWQDGTSPKSYVLESLRLVPEDVFS from the coding sequence GTGACCGCAAGGGGTCGGCGCGGATTCACGCTGCTCGAGGTCGCCATCGCGCTCGCCGTCCTGGGCGTCGGCCTGGTCTCGGTGATGCAGATCTTCAGCGGCGCGCTGCGCGTCCAGGACCGCGCCTCGCGCCAGACGAGGGTCGTGCTCGCGGCGCGGGCGGCGATGGATTCGCTGCTGCGCCGCCCCGGCGCCGCGCTGCCGCGCAGCGGCTCCTGCGAGCACGTCGGCCCGACCGCCGAGGGCTTCCAGCTCGAGCTCTGCGTCGCCGAGGCCGGCGCCGACGAGGGATTCACCAGCGACGACCTCGAGAGCGACGTCAACTTCAAGCCCATGGTCCTGCGCGTCTCCGTCGCCTGGCAGGACGGCACGTCGCCGAAGTCCTACGTGCTCGAGAGCCTGCGGCTCGTACCCGAGGATGTCTTCTCGTAG
- a CDS encoding prepilin-type N-terminal cleavage/methylation domain-containing protein: MGKLGVKQRGRRGGFTVIEILVVMVIIGLGVGLAVPMIEAGFDSREVRRAARQIASSMHHCRNEAMSKAEPQELVIDIERNMIATTDWGKWAQLTDRAVIEKALGGTILGNGAVQILCYPNGATSGADVVIASRKDRSRDRLRILLDPLIGRVEVGDAAS, from the coding sequence TTGGGGAAGCTCGGGGTGAAGCAGCGCGGACGCCGGGGCGGCTTCACCGTCATCGAGATCCTGGTGGTCATGGTGATCATCGGGCTCGGGGTGGGGTTGGCCGTCCCCATGATCGAGGCGGGGTTCGACTCGCGCGAGGTCCGTCGCGCCGCCCGCCAGATCGCGTCGAGCATGCATCACTGCCGCAACGAGGCGATGTCGAAGGCCGAGCCGCAGGAGCTCGTGATCGACATCGAGCGCAACATGATCGCCACCACCGACTGGGGGAAGTGGGCGCAGCTGACCGACCGCGCCGTCATCGAGAAGGCCCTCGGCGGCACCATCCTCGGCAACGGGGCGGTCCAGATCCTCTGCTATCCCAACGGTGCCACCAGCGGCGCCGACGTCGTCATCGCGAGCCGGAAGGACCGGTCGCGCGATCGCCTGCGCATCCTCCTCGATCCGCTGATCGGCCGCGTCGAGGTCGGGGACGCCGCGTCGTGA